cgATGAACAGAAAAAGAGAAGGCCGCCTTCCCACATAGCAAAAAGACAAACAGCGATGACTCATTACTCATATTGCATTCAATCACGATAAATTGGAAAAATCCCTCAATAATCGTGAACAAGATCAAATTTTGACTCACACCCTCGACGAATAACACTGATTGTGAATAAACccagatttttttttcttgaaaagaATGTAGAGGAGAGAGAAAGCAGGTGGCGATGTTCCAGCTCTGGTCACTGAGCTTTTGCGGTTTTGAATATGCGGCAAATAGTTACAGCAGAGCAAGGAATCATACTATTATAATTTGTATTGGAAAACTACAATTAAtatatttcaccaaattaagaTAAACATTAACCAAGATCGATTAAGCGCGATTTGTGTTAATTACGGATGGAAAATAGGAAGATAAGGAAAAGCTAGGAAATATCCCAATTTAATAACCTAAtcccaaaaattaattttctttcATATTTAGTAAGTTTCGTTATGTAATGTTTCATTTTCTACTAACCAAACATCAAccttttttaaatatatttttataaaaatttattaaaatttgtggtaGTAGTCGAGAGGAGTATGTTGTTTATTTAGGGGCAAATTGCGAGAAAAGTCAAATAAATTTGTCAAATGTTGATATGCGCCTAAATTTTGAATAAGGagttaaataatgaaaattggACTTATTTGAACTTATCTCAAACCAATTATTTTAATGAGATTGTACGATACGACAGAAGAAAAATCATTTAAACGGGGTTGATTATGAATAAAACGATGTTGTTTattcatataaaaaaataatattgtttGCTTGAAAAATAGTaatcaataatattattgaaatatatTAGTGGACAAAccagaatttaataaaaattcataatttttctaataatttattttttattaataattgaaATTATAATGGAAAGTGTGCTTTCGATGCTGCGAGTTCAACACAAATTATAATAAAGGGAATAGATGGATAAAGGATACTATGATTTTGGAACATTCGAATTGAGTTCGAGTAGTTTAATTTTtcgaaatatttttgtgtttgagATTTGTATGGGAACGAATATGGGTAGCATTTTTTTGAGCAATAAATATAGATGAGTTTTTCAAGATGAATGTGAAAAGTTAATTCACGTTTTAGGTCAATATTTATATAAGTAATGTGGTTTTTTAGGTAATGAAATGTTGTCCAATTTGTGTCTATAGTTACATTACGAGACGACTAAAGATCACattatgtatgtataaaaccaaatatttccataattcaaatttttggtaGGGTACcaaaaactaaataataaaattatcataGAAAATAAGTATACTACTCATAAACTAATAATCTACTAATTTCTTAATATTGATTGGTACGACAAATGCTAAGTTCTATTTAGCTTACAAAAATCCCAATTCAAATCATTCACACAACAACTATGCACCATTCCATTCACACCGAGATATAAATTTCACGGTATAATTTGAATGAAACCTTTATTTAAATtactttaaattattatttgaagtGTAACACTAGTCAATCTTATAACATAATTTTATAAGAGAGATTTATCCACGATCATCTTATCTAAGATAAGTCAAGTTCAAGATCCATAATCACATAAATGATATACTTGTAACCATAAAATCTATGCCACTAAAACCATGGAGTATTTGAATTCACATTTTAGACTAAAATAATTACATATGAATATTACACAATAATGAATTGGTATCTCAATGAAGGTGTTGTACGGTACAACCTGCACATGCATGTGTAGAGAGCATTCCATCACAAACCACAATGCCAAACACGTCCCCACTAATTCACCTATAAAATCTGCGCTTTGCATTTATTGATTcgtgaaaatgatttttttataatgcACTCCAAAAGTAACCGACGATATAGGAGtattcaaaatttttaatttatttattgagtTTGATTACCTCGTACTATTATTGCTAATATTATTTCCCTATGTTGTAGTGGTATAATTTAATGAAGTTTGTTATGTTGAATAATGTGATTTTGCGATTTGaatgattataaatttataataaccATAATTTGGTATAGTAAAGTTGTAGCCATATTAGTGTGGATTAAGGGCCTTTATTCGTCAACGAGCCTTTAATTAACATTATTTGCTACTAATTTATATGGTATTATCTTTTTGTTATAAATACTAATATGCATATCAAGTTAAGAGATGCTCATATATTAATTAGCAAAGCAATTTCGTAACACcccaataataataaattactaCAAAGACTAGACttcaaatcaaataaattgGGAAAACTACTCACACATTGATGTGAATTATCTTCATCCAAATAAAAATGTGTTGATAATAATGAATATTCATTATGCTACAGATCATAAGTATCATTCTCTATCACGATAACTCATTGATTTTCAAAATATTCACGCTATAATTAATAATGGATGAGAAAAATGTATATTCATTCACTTTCttacaaattttgaaaatcgAACAACTTAATTGAAAATGAAACAATATCtgctaatatttttttaaaaaaacactaTTTAGAGACGTTGATCATTACAtttaatactctctctgtcccaaaaaaatatgcattttgggttcgacacgagttttaatacaaaattggttaAGTaggagagatgtagagagaaaaagtaaataaaatattgttaattGATAATGAGTCctacctcattagagataaaagaatttctaaaattggataatgcatattcttataGAACAGACTAAAAAGTAAAGAgcgcatattcttatgggactaAGTTACTATAATATTATGACACAATAATTAGACCTTGATGTTGTACAGCTGTAGGTCCTTCATActacataaaaaaattagaatcaTAGAAGTAGTATACTACCAATAcgggtataattaaaatatacttccttcatccgccattaggagtctcattccttgGCAACataggttttaaaaaaaattaagaaaagtgggtggaaaagagttagtggaatatgagtctcattatTTGTATATagtagttttaaatgaaatgtgagtgaaatgatttagtggaatgtgagaccctattaccatttatgataaaattgaaccgggacttctattcgcggacggactaaaatagaaaatcatgactcctattcacggacggactaaaatagaaaaacatgactcctattcacggacggagggagtaatatatactGTATTATTTAAAGGAATAGTGCTTAATATTTTATGTTCACTATTTTAAAGTTTCccaaatatttttagttattaATGACTGTCCCCATTCATGAAGCAATTAATAAAAGTGTATCAACTCTATGGAGTGAGTATTTTTCTAATGCAATATTTTTACTAAAACGTTgtctatttttattataatacgtgtaatttttttaaataacatTAATTAAACCATATTCCAGTAAAGTTGCAAAAAATTGTATAATCCTATAGTTACAAACAAAAAACTTGTGATATTAACGTCAATATTTTTCAAAGTCTAgtgaattttgattttgtaatACCCACATTCTATTGCAAAATAAACGGTAGTGCTTTATGTTTTGCTCGGCTGAATATCAATAAAACTTTCTTGAATGAGCTTTACGAAAAATCAAGAATTCATAAGGAAAAACGTGTATCCGCCATTGGTACCATCGATCCAACAAAAGTAACAACAGGCTTGGTTTAGACCACTGCCATCGGCGATCGATCTTGTAGCGTAGGTAGGTGTTAAGTTAAATCTTTGAACTAGTGGAAATTAAGAGTAAGCTTGAACTTCTCACCCAGGTAATATAGTTGACATGCCAAATGGAGTCTGTGTATTCGAAGAGGTTAGTCATTGGCACAAGCCGCCCCATTATCTCCGGTCACTCTCATAATTTTCGGCTCTAACCCTAtgattttatcgggttattcttataatatgtataatatttttaaataaaattaattaaattatattccTGCAAACTTGCAAAAAGATTATAATGctatattacaaaaaaaaaacaaagtttaGTGAATTTCTTAAATATCACAAAAATGATGATTTTTCAATACCCACGTTCTATTGCAAAATAAATtgtattaaatttaatataccACATAAACACACATTCAATAACTTACCactttatgaaattaaaattcaacAAAAGGTAGTTGTGCTTTATGTTGTGAGAAAGTTAGGTAGTGAATGGCTTTTTGCTTGATTGAATATCAATAAAACCTTTTTGAatgatctttaattaaaataatgaacTTATATAGAAAAATAAGGTACAACTAattaatctatacatatataaaatgagCTATAAAATGCAAGTTTTGGAAGTAATAACATAAATGTGATTTAGAATTTGAAAAGATTTTtctaatatataatataaattataagcATTAAACAAAGTaacatgaaaaatattaatatgGCTCTTCATTTCTTGACTAATTGTCTACTGAAAAATAACACAAGGTAATATTAATAACATTCATGACCACTTTTATACTTAATTAGCCACCCACTAAGTTGAGAAGGTAAAAGGTTTTAGAAGAGTCTCATAATTTTTTtgtactataaatatatggcGTTTGATCtttttgatgttgatgatgcttttgattttttttcatattttaatatatatttatagattttTTTGACATGTATTTGTTGTTGATCTTTTTGTAGTGGAGATTGAAGTGTTATAATTGACGTGTGTTTTAACTTTTGAGtgcaatttttatattttaaacttatttgATTATATGAATTTATATTGGTATACTAAATTGTTATTGAGTATATTTGGGATTTAGAATTTGCTATAATGTTAAACTCATTTCATAAATGTGAACTTACAATTTTGATTAAGTGCTAATAACAAAAAACAGTTCggtcgtgcatcgcacgggcgtgacactagttttatagtaaaaaagtgaaaaacgaaaagtgaaatatgactcttattatgagacAAAGATGTGTGACCttcttaccatttatggtaaaaaagtaAATGTGTCTCTTATTGTGTGacagaccgaaatgacaaaatgtgattCTTATTGTGTGACGGACCGAAAGAATAAAATGTGTGTGGGACGGAGATAGTAACATTTAGTTATGATTTCTGTTCTGGTCAtcttttcacaaaatatttTAGAACACTAAAATATGGagcaaaaaattaattatattttatatagtatattatttgAACATCTAATCCCAATTTATATCTAATACGGATTACCTTTTTTTATCTTACTCTTCTCTCTTTCTAGGCTTTGCACAAGCAGGCGTAGCTTAGCAGAGATGTCCAGGCATGGGAGCTGGGGGTTATTAAGAGTGGAGTCTCGGAGATTAGCTAATTAATTCTCGAATAAATATCTTAACCCGAGCACGAAAATATTTCTAAGTGGAAGACACAAAAGTCGACCAGCGTCGaccgcgacgcctcgggcggcctCGAGAAAATcgaaggaaagaaaagaaaaggggaGATTTAAGTATATAAATGGAATATGGCTTATTCTAAGTAACAAAATTCTGAAATGGAAACATAATTATTTCTACTTTATCGTATCTCTTGCTTTGTTCCTTATGAAAACGTATAAGAAATGTTTTTCTTAGAGTGAAAAGGCAAAAGTACATTGTACATTTGTACATGatgatattaattttttttatttttgttgaattttttagaatttatatttattaagtGAAAATTATATGTCATACCACGTGTGTTAATACTAGTTTGCTATAATGTTAAACTCATTTCAGAAATGTAAACTTACAATTTCGATTAAGtgctaataataaaaaatagttcGGTAGTGCATTGTACGGGGTGACACTAGTTTTATTAAATTACAGCCATGATAatcttttatattattattgttattacttCTTTTAATTATTGCAGTCGCTACGTGGATTTAATTGTTCGTTTAATTAATTGGAGTGATATACTTCACGTTAAATAAATATGCTATTCCCCTACTTAGAATATGCCAAATATTAGGTGTAACATTTTGAGGccaattaagaaaatattaaaaatatcaaatatcaGAGCAACAAGTCAAATAGATAGGACGAAATGTCTTACTGTCAAGCaataacattttatttattttcatatacattgattttcaaatttattgACCCACATCTCACCTACATATccataaaaaacaaaattgacAATCTAAGAGGTTATATTTTAGATTATCTACAActtaaaagataaaaaaattgttaatttaaaatttattgtttgAATTCATATATATCGTGACTTGTTTTAAATAGGTTTGATTGTATGCCTGCTTTCGAAGATATCGacgtattttaaaaaaaaatattgatctgcttcatccacaaaaaatagggcTATTCCATTTTTGTctcttgttttgaaaaaatgataataaatagttaaagtggagagaaagaaaagtaagagagaataatatagacaagttatttctctcaactttaactatttattatcattttttcaaaacgagtgataaaaaagaaatagccctatttttcgtggacagagGGGTATTAAATATGTTTGAAAATAAACAAACTTGCAGCATGTGAAGGTGTAGTATATATTCAGAAGACAGTAGGAAATAGGAAATCTTTAAATATAGAAAACaatagataaattaaataaaattgcaGTCACAATAACCAGCAAAGTTCAATTATGTCAGCTAAATCAACACGATTGTTTATACAACAATTCTAGTAAATAAATTGGCAATTGTAACTGTAattgtttctaataataatAGGACATTCTCCTAACCCAAATTACCtaatacatttatttattgcattaacaaaataaaatttatcgcCAAACTGCATAGATAGGCGACGTCAAATTGTAAGCTTCAAAACAACGTCATATTATACTAAATAATTCAAACTTgttgatttattatttatattaaaaaataacgAGTTAGAAGAGATAAATAAAGAAATGAGGAACGAGAAACCAAAAAATGAGATGAAAATGCTTTGCTAGCAAATAAGTCATCAAGTCATGTCAACACCGCTAAAATCTTGATTGTttataaaatcagaataattaATATTCGATACTTTATAGACGGATTAGAGTTATAAAACAGGTGTCCAGAACTCGGATAAAGTTTAGTAATTTACTAAAtacccaaaaaaaataattacatgcCACTTTATATATGCCGATTTTAAGTGGTTCGACGTAGATGGTATTAAAGAAATTCGACATAATAACAttaacaaataataatatttcagaTTTAGCATACTAAAGCAGCATTATTTTGAAACCCAGTTCTTACTATTTCCCTCACATCTAATAATGCTTGCTTCCTTAAATGATCTTTGCAAGAATCTAATAGATGTTCAAGAGCAGGATTTTCGGACCGGTGAAGAAGGATGTTTCCGTCTTGTACGAGCTGGTCGAGAGCACGGTCCGGGAACCGGTGGGCGTTCTCAGTCAAGACTTTCGACCAGGACTTTCTAGAGAAGACATGTGATTCGACGAAGGCGAAGTTAACCACGTACGAGAGCGCAGCTGCATAGTCTCCCTGCGACAGCCTCGTGCAGAACATTTCGGTGACGagcagaggaggaggaggccgtTTGGTTTCCACCAGGCGCTTCCACGTCATCTCCAGAATCGATTCCTGGAAAAGCAAACAACTACTAGTCTCAGTGACATGAAGGTTTAAGCATTCATGTATACGAGAACGGATGTCAATTAGTAGTTTCTAGTGGAGCTCATTGTGCCACTGCAAGGCCACGAGCCCGACCCACATGGGCTCGAGGCTTTACCTGTACACGAAATGAACATAAAGTGTGAAGAAAACTCGTGTTGGTTGATGTAATGAATACCTCTCCAGCACGTTGTGCTTCCAATATTATCCGAAGATGGCGTTTCGCATTGAAGTGGTGACCGTATCTCAGCATCTGCACGTAGACAAACTCAAGATCGCCCCACCTTTTCTCTGCGGCGCATGCATCTAGCATTGTGTTGAACGTGTAGATATCAGGAATAACCCTAACTCTGTAATCTTCTTCGCGACGAATATTATTTCCGTTATCCAACAGCGTTAGAAACAACTGTTTGGCATCTTCGAACTTCCCATGATCAAGAAAAGCTTTGAGCATAATATTACAAGTGACAAGGTTTGGCGAACAAAACTTCTGCATATGGTTGAAGATATATGCCGCATTTTCAACGTCGCCAGAATCCACACATGCTTGCATCAAACCAGTGTAAGTTATCACAAGTGGTTTATTTGCAACTCTGCAGATCTTGTCaatctacaaaataaaaatggaaatgaagaGAGCAAAAAAGAGTCGAATTCTGATAAGTTCCACCCAATAATCGCGTAAAATGATCACTTATGCTAACTTCACTATATCTTGTAAACCAAATTTTACGACATGTATGAAAAGTATGTACTTGTTTTAGCGCTTCACTGCACCGTCCTGCACTACAAAGGCAGCGAGCAAGGTCATAATATAGACCGGCAGTACCAACTATTCCTCTTCTCTCCATTTCATCAACAGCCATTATGGCCTCATCGACTTTGCCTTCCTTCCATAGAGCATTTATGAGAACTACAGACAACAAGAAAAAGGTTTACGAGCTGAGACCAATGATGCAGTAGGCTGTAAGGATATTTCAAAAAGTTACCTTTATATATTAAAGCATTTGGTATGTACGATTTCTGCACCTTCTTGAAGAAATCATAAACCAAGTTATACTTGCCGCATGCCAACATGACCTGTTCCAACAGATGCATATTTATTagattatactctctccgtcccatttGAAACGTCTCATTTCTTTTTTACATGGTAATTCTGCTGACATGTAATACCAGAAACACGAACAGCTTACCTCCATAACTAGTCCATACGTTGTGCTTGAAGGTTGTTGGTTCTGTTCGCTTAGTTGCTGCAGAACCCAGAAAGCCCCTTCCCATTTCTGACGCCGAACACAAGCATTAAGGACCTATATAACAATATAGCACCGCTacaaatcaaacaaaaatcGTGTAGatataataaaatcaaatatggaGAATACATGCCACTTACAGCGTTATAGACAATAATATCAGGTTCCAGCCGTGGATCCCACTTTGCAAGCAATTCAGTTTTGAACTTCTTTTTGGGATGGGACCTCATGGTATCAATCACATCAAATAGTTCCTTCATATATCCTGCTTGTCCAAGCGTGACGGCAATACAATGATATGCTGCTATATCCGGATAGGTAGCCATTTGGCCCTACATGAAGTGATCAGATAGAAATCAGATGACTATCTGTACTTATTAGGTACTGATACGAGCATGCATAGTGCAACTTTTATACCTGCATCCGATAGAAGAGATTGAGAGCCTCTACTGGTCTCCTAGCTTTTCCAAGAGCATCCAGTGCAGCAGTACAAATATATCTAGAAAAAAGAACAAATTAGAAGCATCAAAACAACAACAGATCCAGGAAAACTCTAAGAACAATTTTCTTCTTCACTGTTGCATTTCCTATTAATATTATACCATTAATCGAAGCCTCACACTAGTTAAATCTATATGAATACGATTCACAATGAGCTTTAATGTGCAATAAATCGTAATCATGGATGAAGTACCTTGGCCTGTGACATTTGAAGCGGTCGCGGGACTGGAGCCATTCAATGAGTTGGAGCACCCGCTTCCAATTTCCCAACTTACCCAATATCTGAACTACCCTCAAAATAGAATGATCTGAGAATCTAATCTGAGCACTCCGCATAATTTCAGAGAACTTCCACTCAGGGATGTCAATGTCTGCACCATTCAGACTGTAAAAGTAAACTACTTTATTATGAGCGGATAATTAGACGTCTTACGGTAAGGCAAGTCACAAGAAAACAAAACCGGTATAGCATGTCAAGCACATAATGAACTACTCGACACTAATTTCCTAAATATACATCACACATATGCTTAATCCATAAGGTGCCATTCACTACATATCTAGAATAAACTAAGATGTTCAAACAAAACACCACCCAAAATAGGAAAACCAATAAACACAACAAAATTATCAGACTAGTGACACTCTACAGGGTCTCATTATCATCCACTAGTGCAATGCCACTACAATTTCGTCTAGCTCGGCCAAAGCAACAGACAAAAAACAGCTCTGATTCACAATTAGCATAGTATCAACACCTAATTAGTCACTTAAACATCTTAGCAAGAT
This DNA window, taken from Salvia splendens isolate huo1 chromosome 18, SspV2, whole genome shotgun sequence, encodes the following:
- the LOC121777248 gene encoding pentatricopeptide repeat-containing protein At1g30610, chloroplastic-like, which gives rise to MMLGGFSASESAAEFLLLSRNSLPLCGFPILRRHVSVAAPRREKQRIIAARSALNDGVALDKEFEFTPSFSEYLKAMEFLKNEKYQTLKSSDSGDVSSNRSRGRKVVKKIEEKSGGELSAAEENSRKGKRGASYRGDSKEGDFRDSEMTGRRQGRDRDLRIRNRKMTDGGESESLSVERDAFKPLENGEGVVGGPRVTRVDMEERIQKLAKCLNGADIDIPEWKFSEIMRSAQIRFSDHSILRVVQILGKLGNWKRVLQLIEWLQSRDRFKCHRPRYICTAALDALGKARRPVEALNLFYRMQGQMATYPDIAAYHCIAVTLGQAGYMKELFDVIDTMRSHPKKKFKTELLAKWDPRLEPDIIVYNAVLNACVRRQKWEGAFWVLQQLSEQNQQPSSTTYGLVMEVMLACGKYNLVYDFFKKVQKSYIPNALIYKVLINALWKEGKVDEAIMAVDEMERRGIVGTAGLYYDLARCLCSAGRCSEALKQIDKICRVANKPLVITYTGLMQACVDSGDVENAAYIFNHMQKFCSPNLVTCNIMLKAFLDHGKFEDAKQLFLTLLDNGNNIRREEDYRVRVIPDIYTFNTMLDACAAEKRWGDLEFVYVQMLRYGHHFNAKRHLRIILEAQRAGEESILEMTWKRLVETKRPPPPLLVTEMFCTRLSQGDYAAALSYVVNFAFVESHVFSRKSWSKVLTENAHRFPDRALDQLVQDGNILLHRSENPALEHLLDSCKDHLRKQALLDVREIVRTGFQNNAALVC